From the genome of Bos javanicus breed banteng chromosome 20, ARS-OSU_banteng_1.0, whole genome shotgun sequence:
AATATCCTGTGCTGAGACCTCCCAGCCACACCGTAAGGCCATCAGGAGAGGGTGCAGGGCCCCTCGCAGACTCAGACTCCCCTTCCACCTTTGCCCACCTCTCCAAAAGGCTCTCTCACTTTTATCCCCCCCAGATCCTGGCATGCCCACCAAAATCTCCTAAATTATCTTGGACTGACCCAAGTACCAGGGAGCAATGTTGTCTTCAGGAAGCCATTTAATTCCTGCACCAGAACCCCAAGGGGTAGACTTTCATTTCCGGCCTTAATACAGTAACTGGGGCCAAACTGGCCCTCACAGTCATTGTAAGCAGCCAGAAAATTGACAAAAATATACAGAGAAACTATTTTCAGATGAGGGTAAAGGACAACACAAAACTATAGTCActgaggggaaaaggaaaggatgGTTGCCCCAACTCTTTCTCCACAATGGCTGTGCCAAGAGCTAGAGGGCAGACAGAGCCCAGCAGTCCTGCTGAGCTGCAGAGTCTGGGCAGGCGGAGCTGCCAGCCTCTGGAGGACAAGGCCTTGGAGGGAAAGAAGGGCTGTGTGCTGACAGCACCCTGGCTCAGGTGGGGATTGCCATGCTCCTCAGCTGTGGGCCAGGATGTGCATGCAAAGGATTAGCTCACCCATGGCTTACCAGAGGGCAGCTGCTCTGGGGCTGAGAGCAGAGATACTGGAAAGCCAGTTGTGCTGCAGGTAGATGGAATTCTGGGCCAGCTAGAACCAAGAAACTCCTTAACACCACAGGCATCCATTTGAGAGCACACATATCACACATgtgtctgtacacacacacacattctatatTTATACACTACAATGTAACTCATCAATAACCCCAAACCCCCAAAACAAGCAGATGTCTCAGAAGTATTATACCGAGTAAAAGTAGCTCAACAAAAAAGAATGTGATATGTGATTTCATTGCTGTGAAGTTACAGGACAGGCAAACAGAGTGACAGAGAACAGCTGAGCGGTTCCCTACTTCAGGGTCGGGGGAAGAGGGAGTTGGCCGCAAAAGCACATAAAGGAATTTTCtaggatgatggaaatgttctgtatcttcacTGGGGCGATACTCCGCATGCATGTagtggtatgtgtgtgttcagtcatgtctcgactcttgcaacccccatggactgccaggctcccctgttcatgggattttccaggcaagaatactggagtgggttgccatttcctttgccagaggaccctcccaacccagggatcaaatctgtatctcttgcattggctaatggattctttacctctgagccacttgggaggcCCAGTCCTCAAGTATAGAcacttcagtcactaagtcgctctgattgtttgtgaccccacggactgagtATAGACGTTACGGTGCATGCAAAATGTGCGTTTTATCATATGTGAATTATACCACAATAAAGTcgactttttaaaatagcatttacaacaaacaaaaaataaaaggcaaaagtgaggcaaataatgaaaacaaaggtCAGCCTGCCTTCTCACCAGGGACAAAGGAGGGAAAATGCCGAGGAAATGTCCACAGGTCACCCTGTTATCTAACCCCACGGTTCCGCGGGTTTTGTAGCAGGCATGTGGGACTCAggtaaatagaaaaagtgaatcCCCGCTCCTAGCCCTCTGTGAGGGAGGCGGGGTGCTCGTCCACCCTCCAGGGActcacctcctcctcttcttgcCCCCAGACGCTGTTGGCACTGCTGATCCTGGTGCTCTATGTGGGCACAGGAGTATCAGGTGAGCACTGTGGAGCACtgtggagggaggagccaagagCTCAGAGTCGGGACCATGATCTGTAGCTGGTTGCACACCAAGGGGACCTCCACAGcttgccttctcccatcctcTTCATCCCCCGGGGATGAACAGCCAAATGTATTCCAACTCCTGCTCCTTTACCTTAGTAAGAGGTGGTGTTCGTACCTGTTTCAGGAAGAAGTTGGGAGGTGTCAGAAAGGATCAGAGAATGTAACTACCCCCAGAATCCTGTGACTTCCCAGGTAACATATTCAAGAAGGGACCTTAAGCTTGGCTGAGGACATCTGAGAAGGCTTTCCGTAGGTGTCATTGATGAACTGGGTCTTGAAGGATAGGTAGGAGTTGGTCTGGTAGATAAGGTGGGGATGGGTACTTGGGACAGAAGGAAAGCATAGCAAAGCCTCGGGGAACTTGTAGGAACCAGCACAGCAAGAGAGGTCTACAGGAAAACGCTCAAGATACAACCTTGGTGTCTGCCTTTTAGGTGTTTGAATACCAGACCAGTGACTCCCCAGAAGAGCCGATCAAGGTCATGAGGACCTGGTTGAAAGAGAACTTGCATGTGTTCTTGGAGAAGCTAGAGAAAGAGGTGCAAGAGCTGGAGCAGCTGGTCCGGGACCTGGAGGAATGGCTGGATGTCCTCCTGGGAGAGGGGCACCCGGAGCAGCTCTGCTCCACCCTCAGAAATCACCTGTGAGGGCAAGGGCTGAGAGGACCTAGGCAGGAGGCCAGGTGGAGAAGGGAGTGAATATTCCAGGAGTCCCTCTAAGGAGGGCTGGGCTGTGGCACTTGAAGTTCAAgccagccaagaaaataaaacagttgaCACTAAAAACTGTTGGCACCACTGCTGGCCCatgaggtggcgctagtggtaaagaacccgcctgccaacgcgggaggcagaagagacgtgggttccacccctgggtcgggaagatcccctggaggaggaaatggcaacccactccagtattcttgcctggagaattccatgcacagaggagcctggagggctacaggccctggggtcacacggagtcggacaggactgagcagcagGGCTGATGCATGCAAGCTAGGACCAGGTGAGAGACACCCTCCCGCAGAGCAGGACTCTGGCAGGCACGACAGCAGCCTCAGAGCCAGCCACAGGGACAGGACCCTTCTCTTCCACTTCCTTGAGTCACTGCACAAAgttcctcagcctctctgagaCACAACTGTCTCAGTAGTAAGAATCCAGGAAACAAACTGCTTCACAGGGTTACAGTGAGGCTGGAACGTGTGTCTGCGGTGTGTGTCTGCCATACAATAGGTGCCTGATAAACAGTTCTCCCTTACTCacattcctcctccttcctcctttgaAGTTAGCAGGAGGATGTTGGTCTGGAGTATAGAGATAGTATATGACAACTCAACCTTCTGACACTACTGGTATAAGCATAAATTTTTGGAGCCCTTCTGGAGGGCAAATTGGTGAGAGCTGTCTAATTCCACAAATGCATTTATCCCTTGACCCAGCCATCACTTCAGGgatgtatcacacacacacacacacacacacacacacacacacatatatatatacatatatatacacattgtgaAATTGCACACCTCATTTCTAACACCAAACaagcagaaaaaaaggaacagCCCAGATGAAGATGACATCAGCAGGGCAAGTAACAGTACATCCACATAATGAGATCTGCTGTAGCTATGAAAGAGAATGGGGAGGCTTTCCTACTGATGTGGAACTGCATGCAAGGTATGTCATTAAAGAAATAAGGATCTATATTTTACTGTTGATGATGACGAAGTTGTGATTGAATATGGATAAAAATTCTAGATGGATACAACAGAGGGGGAGACTGAAGGGAGTTGAATCGAGGCAAATGTATGACAAGAAAGCGAGGATACTTTCCATTGCTTACTTTCACACTTTTCAATTTTCAAACTATGTGAATGTTTTGcccattcaaatatttttaaaataaaattatctactATTTTGCTTGCAGACAAGGACTGGAATACAGAgtatatatgcaaaaataatatcactgggcttcccaggtggctcagtggtaaagagtccacctaccaatgcaggagacacaggtttgatccttgggttgggaagatcccctagtaaaggaaattgcaacccactacagtattcttgcctggaaaatcccattaatagaatagcctggcaggctacagtccatggggttgcaaaagagttagacatgacaataattgaacaacaacatcacCATGATAAAATTAtgagtgacttttaatttttttttgtctgtgccaCACAGCACAGTTTGCaagatcctagctccccaaccaggaatcgaccctgcgccccctgcattggaaacacagagtcctaactgctggactgccggggaattccctattttttcaaaatagtgCCATAAGAGAACCTCTGTCTTTTGATTATTTTGATTAAGCAATGAGAATGCTTGTCTAagattttccctttttctcctgACTTCCAGGAAGCTCAGAGTTTAGTGTCTTTTAATGGAATTATAACTGCCTTACTttttttaggttatttatttccCCCTTCttatgtcttttttgttttttttttattttattttaatggaattgTTATATATCTGCCAATTATTGGGACTACCTCCAATTGTTGGAAAGTCATAAGGgttccaattaaaataatctcAGAGGATATTGACTTACAAGGAAAGACATAGCAATCCATATGCTGGAGGGAATGAATCAATTGTCATCTGGTTGGGAAAAGTCTTCGCAAATTACGGTCACAGGGTAGCCGGGGGTGAGAAGCAgaatctgttttctcatttgcagCTATTTCCTCCAGAGTTGTATGTGAAAGAGCTGAttgatatttccttttatttcggTTTACTATTACCATACAAGCTGTAGTTACAGATCCAAAATTATGTATGTTCTCTGTGTACTTTAAAGGGTTCTCAGGTGGAAATTTTACTATATACAGATTTAGCTTGAAGGctccccaggtagctcagtggtaaagaacccacctgccaatgcaggagacacgagagatgtACGTTCAATCCCtccatcaggaagattccctggaggaggaaatgtcaacccactccagtattcttgcctggagaatccccatggacagaggagcctggtgagctacagttcatagggtcgcaaagagtcacataggacttagcaactaaacaacaactcattTCAGCCTAAGACATATTTTGGATTCTAGCCCCTAACCAAGTTGTAATTCTATTAAATATTGCAtctgtaatatatatgtgtatatagagagatgtatatgtttatatgatatttatatattatatgtatttatacataaaagATAGGTTAGATGTTTGTGTATGTAACTTGGGGgatatgtgggggaaaaaagtaaatagaGCCTAGATCCTGGTGATGGCTTAGTCAATAAGTCATATCCAAGccttgcagccctatggactgtatcctgtcaggctcctctgtccatgggcttttcctgacccagggatctaacccaggtctcctgcactgcaggtggattctttaccaactgagccaccagggaggccagcatatacacactactatatgtaaaacagacaaccAATAAGGACCCATGGTGTAGCacgggaactctactcagtattttgtaataacctatatgggaaaagaatctaaaaaagaatggatgtatatatatatcagttcagttcagttgctcagtcgtgtccgactctgtgccaccccatagatggcagccaaccaggcttccccgtccctgggattctccaggcaagaacactggagtgggttgccatttccttctccaatgcatgaaaggaaaagtgaaagtgaagttgctcagtcgtgtccgactctttgcgaccccatgaattgcagcatgccaggcctccctgtccatcaccaactcccacagttcactgagactcacatccattgagtccatgatgccatccagccatctcatcctctgttgtccccttctcctcctgccccccatccctcccagcatcagagtcttttccaatgagtcaactcttcacatgaggtggccaaagtactggagtttcagctttagcatcattccttccaaagaaatcccagggctgatctccttcagaagggactggttggatctccttgcagtccaagggaatctcaagagtcttctccaacaccacagtacaaaggcatcaattcttggcactcagctttcttcacagtccaactctcacatccatacatgaccactggaaaaaccacagccttgactagacggacctttgctggcaaagtaatgtctctgcttttgaatatgctatctaggttggtcataacttttcttccaaggagtaagtgtcttttaatttcatggctgcagtcaccatctgtagtgattttggagcccccaaaaataaagtctgccactgtttccactgtttccccatctatttcccatgaagtgatggggccagatgctatgatcttcgttttctgaatgttgagctttaagccaactttttcactctcctctttcaccttcatcaagaggctttttagttcctcttcactttttgccacaagggtggtgtcatctgcatatctgaggttcttgatatttctcccggcaatcttgattccagcttgtgtttcttccagcccagcgtttctcatgatatactctgcatataagttaaataagcagggtgacaatatacagccttgacgtaatccttttcctatttggaaccagtctgttgttccatgtccagttctaagtgttgcttcctgacctgcagcaacagttagaactggacatggaactaatTCATTTACTGTaccccctgaaactaacacaacattgtaaatcaactatagtccaataaaaatttctttaaaaagaaataaatattgattgGACCGTGCATCCACCAGCCACTGGTGAATGAGATGTTTAAAGCTAAtggtgaaaacaaatgaaaaatcaaatcagAAAAGTCAGTACAAGgcaatttcagaaaataataaatatgagtgGAAACAAGACCACATAGCAAATCACTGTAGTTCCAGGTGGAAATGAAGATTTGGCATGGGGGAGAAGTGCCCAGAATCAGGATGCATTCTGAAAATGTAATCAGCAGGACATGCTGATGGATGAGAATGTGGGAGAAGGGTCTAGTTAGCTGCTTGCCAGGCCTCAGGACTGCCTCTCTTTTCAGCAGAGGAACCTGAGCCATGAGTCAGGGCAAGATGGACGAGACAGGCTCGGTCTGGTTGAAGGGAAAGTAGCCAGTTGGAAAAATGTCATGCCACTTAAATAcccacatttctttcctttgtctcAGACACCTGGAGAATGAGGTCAGCATCACAAGaattaaaagcttttaattaattttaattgatggTTCTCCCCCCATCTCTCTTTTACTCAATAGATTTGGCAGCCTTCCTAACgttcccccaggctcctctctttgGCTAACACTGATTCATTctacttttttaattggtttgtcTTATTGGTTTTGgtcatctttttttctgttctttcactttatatatattatataatgggAAAGGAAAACCACAATCACTCAAATAGTTCATGATTTAAAGATAAGAATCTGATCATCTGGACAAAAATTTGATACAGTAAAGTTCACCTGTGTGTTAGCCATAAGTATTTCATAAGCATGTTGTGATGATTGGGAAGCAATAATAAAATTGTGATAGTTGACATTTAGAAAATGCTTCCTCTATTCCTGTTTTAGGGGCTTGATCAAATGCTATTGTTATTTCCAGTTTATAGGAGGGGAAATTGAGGCAGGGAGAGATTACATCATTGTCAAAGTAGTATCACCAATAAATGGGGAGCCAGGATTCAAGCCCACGCTGTCTGGCATCAAAGCCCCCACACTAACCCAATGGTCTTCACAGTCTCCCCTCCGCTAAGCCCAGCCAAGATAATGTCTTCTCTCTCTTAAAAAGTTACCATTTTATTGTTAAGGAATCATATGCCAATTAAATTTATAAAGCAGTAAATATTCACTGCATGCTACTACATGTCAGGTACCTATATAGAGAAGTAGAAATCTCATTTCTTGCCCACATACAGCTAATCTGTCTACcatgaagtcaagaaacaaagatggagaaaatgaaatatctACCTTGTTTTC
Proteins encoded in this window:
- the SMIM23 gene encoding small integral membrane protein 23, with protein sequence MVVHQVGSRGRVAAERRGSRCEDRKQTLLALLILVLYVGTGVSGRSWEVSERIRECNYPQNPVTSQVFEYQTSDSPEEPIKVMRTWLKENLHVFLEKLEKEVQELEQLVRDLEEWLDVLLGEGHPEQLCSTLRNHL